The genomic interval GCGGTGACCGGAGACGGCATCGTGGACCGGGCCCTGTACACCGACGACGACGTGGTGGTCCTGGAGTTCCGGCGCGTGCTGGCCATGACCACCATCGATGCCGGCGCCCGCGCGGGAGACCTCGCTGAGCGGCTCCTCACGATCGAGCTGCACACCATCCCGGACCGCGAGCGGCGCGAGGAAGCCGAGATGGACCGGGCCTATGCCGACGCCCACCCTGGCATCCTCGCCTCGCTGTTCGACCTCCTCTCCGAGGTACTGAAGGTGCTGCCGGACGTCGAGCTGACCGAGCGTCCCCGCATGGCCGACTTCGCCCGCGTCCTGGCGGCCGTCGACCAGGTGAGGGGCTGGAAGACCCTGGAGAGCTACAAGGCCACTGCTCGGGACGCGGTGGCCGACGTCCTCGACGGTGAGCCGTTCGCCCAGGCCGTCGTCACCCTCGTCGACCGGTCCGGTCCGCTGGGGGTGACGCTCACCGCCTCGGAGTTGCTGGAGCGCGTACCCACCCCCGACAAGCTGCCGAAGAAGTGGCCGAAGGACCCGACCAGGGCGGGCGGACAGTTGAAGCGGCTCGCCCCCGCGCTGCGCACGATCGGGATCGAGGTCGACGACAGCAAGCGCGGGCCCAGCCCGAAGAAGCAGCGGCTGTACCGGCTGACGGCATCAGCAGATAGAAGGTGCGAAACAGCGTCCCCAGCGTCCCCCAACGGCTCCGGTAGCGCTGTGACCAGCGGAAACAGGGGGGACGCTGGAGTGGGGACGCTAGCGTCCCCCACCTCGACCGGGGGGACGCTGGGGGACGCTGAGGGGGACGCTGTCCTCTTCGCAGCGTCCCCCCAGGACACCGCCCCTGACCTGCGTGAACACAGCAGGGGGGACGCTGGGGACGCTGGGGACGCTGAAATGCAGCCTCTCTCTAATGCCGTCACCTGTACCGAGTGCGGCTACCCGATCGACGTCACCGAGCCGGGCCAGACCACCCACCCCACATGTTGAAGGGAAGCCCCGTCATGGCCTCTCCGCTCCGCACCGACTATTTGTTCGGCGACATCGACCCCGCCGCACTCGCCGCCCATTACCAGTGCGGCCACTGCAACAGCGACCCGGCCACTCTCAATACGGACCCCGAGACCGGTCTCCCTCACATCCAAGTCGCCCACGATCCGGGGTGCCCGGTCGCAAACGGTGCGCTCTCCGCACTGCCGGACGCCGTACGTGCGGCCATCCCTGACACCTTCCGTGCCTGACCCAGACTCCGGCCGCCATCCGGCGGTCGGCCCCGACCAATACCCCGGAGGTGACCGTCAGTGCCCGAAATTGCCCTGGACGCAAAGATCCAAGCCATCGCCCGCCTCGCCCGCGGTGAATCCACCGACGCAGTAGGCACTGCCGTCGGCGTCAACGGCCGCACCGTCCGCCGCTGGCGCGAAGACACCACCTTCGAGGCCGACGTCCAAGCCGCGCGCCGGGCACTGCTCACCGAGGCGCGTGCCGCTCTCGGCGCCGCCGCCCGCGATGCCGTGACCGCGCTGCACGAGGCCCTCACCGACGACTCGGCCGCGGTACGCGTACGGGCCGCCTCCGTCCTCCTCGGTGCGCTGCCTGCCTTCGCCGAGCACGTGGACCTTGAGGAGCGCCTCACAGCCCTGGAGGCCGCCATCACCGAACAGAGGAGCATCGCGTGAACCGCAGATACGGGGTGCGCCTGACGCGCCTGGAAAGCCAAGTAGGCCCACCCGCCACGGACCTGACGGCGGAGGCCGAGCAGTACGGACAACTGCTGTGGTCCCGCCCCGGCGTCCGCTGCTACACCCACCAGGGCCCGGACGGGGCACGGCTTGCCCTCGTCGGCGGGCAGCCCCTCGTGTACGAGCTGCTCGGTGTCGACGTCGGTGATCTGTCGTGAGCCGGCGGCGCCTGATGACACGGCTGACGCGACTGGAGGAAGGCCCGCCGGAGGCCCGCGAGCTGGGCCGCCAGGTGCTGGCCGCGTTGGACCAGTACGTGGCCAACGGCGGCGACGTGGCCGAGCTGCTGCCCATCTTCGGCCTCACCCCCGAAGCGGAGAAGGAGAAGGAGGTGGACACGATATGAGCGGGCGATCTATGCGTGCCCGCCTCAACCGCCTCGGCGCCCTGCCGGCCAGCGAGGAGAAGTGGTGCGCCTACCACGGACCCGCGTGCGAAATGGGGGCGCAGCCGCTGTCTGAGCTGTACCGGATGGTCATCGAAGCCAAGCGGAGCCAGGGTCAGGACGTGCCGCCGCTGGACGAACACCGCGAGATGACCCCGGAGGAACGCCGCCAGTACAAGGCGGGGTCCGGCGAGGCGTTGGCCGCGGCGAAGGCCCGGAACGAGCAGATCCTCGCCGAGCTGGAGGCCGAGGCGGAAGCCCAGGCCGTGGTGGAGGAAGCGGCTCGTCGCGTGCAGGGCGGCCCGTAAACGGGTCCTCGCCAGTGAGGACCTTCACCGTAAGAAGCCAGTCCAGTTGAAGGAGGAAACCCATGAGGAACCCGAGTAACCCGCCGGTGTCCGCCAGTGCGGTCATGCACGCAGAGCGGATCCGTGCGCGAGAGCAGTCGCGGTCCACTGACCAGGGGGCCGCGCCGGCTGCACAGTCGACGGCCGAGAGGTACGCGGCGCGGATCCTGCCCGGCTACCGCGCGGACGCGGAACTGCGGGAGCAGGCGCGCATGCGGGAGTTGGTGGCCCGTGGCGTCATCACCCCGGAGTCGGACGTCGAGGAAGACGACGAGGCATACGAGGAGTACGAGGAGGAGGAGGTCGACGAGGACGTCGAAGAGGAAGCCGAGCCGAAGACCACCGCCGAGTTGTATGCGGCGAGGGAGCAGGCGCGGCAGCGGGCCGAGCACAAGGCCACCGTGGCCGCGCATCGGGGCTCGACGTGGCTCATCACCGAGCGGGCCACTCGACCGATCTTCTGAACTGATATTCACTGCCTGACGAATTGTGCCCGGCTGCTCGCCACGGCGGCCGGGCACACCCGCGTTGGCGACGCGTCAGAGTGCCCCGGCTGTGGCCGCCTGCCGCCGCTGCCACCATCGCCAGGCCGCCCTCGGTGCCTCCCAGTACACGACCCGCAGAAGCCAGTAGCAGCCGAGCAGCGCGTACCAGCCGAGGACCAGCTCCCACCACAGCAGCCAGCCGATGAGCTTGAACGCGAACAGGCAGACCCCGAAGAACCCGCCGGCCGCGCCGAGCACCGGAACCGATACCCGTAACGGGCCGATACCGCCCGACAGCCGAACCCCCACGTGAGTCCCCCCGGTCACAGACGCACCCTCTGTGCGTGATTGCCCGGGATGATAGCGATGGCATTCGTAGGTTGCCGGGGGTTCGCGATAGTCCACCTGAACGAGCAGGGCCCTAACCGGGAGACGCGCACCAGTCGGGGCCCTGTCGCGATCCCGCCCGCCCTCTCATCGAGACCGGGGTACAGAAGGCAGGCGGGAGTTCAACGGCGGCCGCCCCGCCCGGGGGAGGTGAAGGCGGCCGCCCTTCCTGCTACGGCCAGTCTCCGCCGGCAGCAGGGGTTACGGGGCAGTCAGTCGCCCGACTGCATAGCCTTCGCGATCAGGACGCGGGCCAGGACACGGACGAGGCCGGTGTCCGGCTGGATGAGGTCGGAGTGCTCGCGGTGCGCCCACACGTCCCTGCCCGGGCCGGACATGGACTCTTGGTGCCAGACGAGGACCGCGTCGTCAGGATCGGCTATCGGCTCGTCGCAGGCCCGGCAGACGCGCACGGTCATGAGACGGCCGCCTGATGGCTGCGCAACTCCACGTTGAGATCCGACACCTTCGAGAAGTCCCCGGCCGCCCGAGCGTCCGTACGCTGCCGCGCGAGCGCCGCACACACACCGCAGTTCGGGTTCGCCGCCGGCCCATCGAGCGGAAGCCCGAGTACGGGGGGCGCGTCCATGTCCGTCTTCATCGAGCAGCCTCCGAGAGTTGTCCGCCCGGGCCGAACGCGGCACCCAGCAGTACGGGATCGGTCAACCGGCCGACGCCGTCCGGCCGTTCCAGCCACATGCGGCCGTCCACCCCGTACAGAACGGGCGGGCAGTCGAGGACCCAGCCGGAACACCGGACGGTGAGCTGCCGTACGTCGTCCAGCTGGTCGCCCACATCGGGCGGGAGGAGCCACCACGCCAACTCGGCCTCGACGTCGGCGAGGACCGGGCCGAGACGCTTCGAGCCGATCCGCTGCATCGCGTGCATTGACGGCAGGAGGGGCGCCTCGGCGGCCCGCCAGTGGATGCCGGTGAGGAACGGGGCGAGTTCCTCGCGGTCCCATCGGCGGCGCGCGCTGGTGGGGTCAGTGGTGCAGGACAGGAGCCAGTCCTGGCCTTGCTGCCGGAGCGACAGGGCGGGCTTTGTGGCCATGACCAGGACGTTAGGAACCCGCGATGCGAGCGCGCGTGCCGATTGCGCGCGATTGCGGACCTGCTACCGGGGTTGGGGCGGATTGCTCACGCGAGGTCCAGAGAAGCCCGCGCACGGCCGATGAGCCGGTGCGCCTGAGGCCCGTACACGGCGCCCTCGTCAAGGCGATCCCACACGCGTCCGTACAGGGCGACGTCCTCGGCGGATTCGAGGGTGAACTCCGTGTTGATGGTCTCGACGATGACGCGTTCCTCGTCGAAGATCCAGAACCCGTGCTTCGGGCTGAGCTTCAACTGCACCCCGAACGGCACGATGCCGAGTGCCACGGTGTTCAGGCCGATCAGCCCGACGAGCCGGTCGAGCTGGCCAGCCATCGTCTCGTGCGGGCATACGAGGGCATGGAGAGCGCCCTCCCAGATCAGGACACGGAAGGCTTTGTCTGCCTCGTACAGCACCTCTTGGCGCTTCATGCGGGCGCGTACGGCGTCCTCGGTATCGCGCGGCGACTGCATCAACTCCGCGTTGTGGAGCAGCAGATGCCGGGCGTAGTCCGGGGTCTGGAACAACCCGGGGATGACAGTCGCCTCATAGCCGCGCACGGTGGACGTACGCCGGTACTCAGCGACGTACCGCTCCTGCACCCCGCGGTGTCCGGTGGAGAGCTGCCGACGCCACGACCGGGCTTGGGACTCCAGGCCCCGCAGGCGGCTCTTCAGGTCGTCGGCTTCGTCCGGGACGCCGAGGGTCTGCGCCCACGCGTCGAGGTCCTCGGCGGTCGCGGTCTGCTTTCCCAGCTCCAGCCGTGACACCTTCGACCGCTGCCAGCCCAGCCGCTCCGCAAGGTCCTTGCCCTGAAGGCCGGCCTCGGTGCGCAGCTCGCGTAGCCGCACACCGAGGGCCTCGCGGCCGGACTGGAAATCGGTGCTCACCCGGCTGACGGTACCTGCGCCTGGAACTGCCTGGTAGGTACCGCGAAGTGCAGGGCAGCGTCCCGGGCCTGGCAGGCGCGTACGACGCTCTCGGCGTCTTCGAGGATCTGTACGCCGAGGGTCACGCCCTGGTCGTCGATGACGAACTTCACGAGGGTGCGGGAGTCGAAGAGCCAGAAGTCGTAGTCCGGCAGTCCGATCCGTACGGCGCCCGCGCGGTAGAGGTTGCGGATGTCCTCGCCAGCCGCCACGTTGCCCAGGCCAGTGGCGAGGAGGAACCGCTGTCCCTCGGTCGGCGGATCGTCGACCAGGCGCACGCGTCCGTACCGCTTGCCGGCCTCGGTCTGCGCGCGCACGCCCACATGCCAGGGGCTGGCCGGGTCGTAGTCGAAGGTTTCCCCGCGCTGGAAGCGCGGCCAGTTGGGGCTGACGCGGTCGGTCGCGTAGCCGCGCTGGGTCTCCAGACGCCAGGCGGTGTGCTCGAAGTCGGTGAACAGGTGGGTGATCTCGTCGAACGGGATCAGGTCCGACACGCGTTCTACTCCTTGGTCTGCGGCCCGGCGGTCGACTCAGTGTCCCGTGGGGCGAAGCGGGTGAGCAGCTCGCGCGGGATCCGTACGAACGTCTCGGAGTCCTTCACGTCCCGGAGTTGGGCGAGATGCTCGGGGTCGGTCTCGCGCTCGCCCTGGACGAGGATCTCGCCGGTCTCGACGACCTCGTACAGCGTGGGGCAGTTGCCGTGCTCCGATGTGGTGCCGATGAACCTGAGCGTCATGTCGCCCTCCATCTGCGCTGGTTGGAGGTCCAGCATGCTGCGGATCGTCCATGCGTGCCGGGAGATTGCGGGAGATTGCGCCTGCCGAAGGTCTGCGAGGGAGATACGCGCAACCAGCGTTCCCTCGTGGGCTCCGCTGTGCTGTTGGCCTACAGACTGCGCCAGCCGGGATCGATAGCGCATTGTCGCGAATCGTCACGTTCCGGAAACAACGCCCCATGATGCGCACATCGGTGCCAGCGTGTCCGCACGCAACTTCCGTACAGCCGAGGGGGACTCGTGCGCCGCTTCATCCTGCCCATCGCCGCCATCCTGTTGACCGCTGCCTGTAGCAGCGGCACACCCAGGCCGGCCGTCACCGCCGACGATCCGGTGGGGACACCCAAGCCGATCAAGCACGCCGCGGCGACACCCACCCACAGCGCGACACCTGCGGCCAAGGCGAAGCCATCCCCGTCGGCGAAGGAATGCCCGGCCGTGGGGGACGTCGTCCTGTGGATGAAGGTGCCCGGTGTCCCCGACAGTGCTCAGGTCTTGGGCGGCAACGGCTACCCGAACTGCGAGTCCACTTTCCAGACGGTGCAGCGAACGTCGCCGACCGTTCCCGGGGCTTGCACCGAAGCGGCGTGGGCGAGCGACAACCCGGGCTACAACGCAGACGCCACGCCAGCCAAGCGGTTGAAGAAGGTGCAGGTGTCCGTCGGCCCTGCCTGCTGAGGTTTCCATCCACACGCTCTTGGCACGTCTCTCGTCGCCCGGCTGAAGCGTCCCAGCCACAGCCGGGCGACGGGTGAGAGCACCGCTCCGTGTCCCTCACTCGTGATTCGGAGCCGCTGCCCGCACGGATGGGTCCCGTCTCTCCCCGGACCGGGCATTCACGTTTGGCCTTCGGTGGCTTCGTCGTTCGGCCGGGCCGCGGGGATCTCGCCGCCGGGGTTGGTCATGATCCGGCGGAGTTCCTCGACGAGTTCGTCCGTGGGCTCCGGGGCGAGCGCGACGCGGGCGCGGATCTTGGCGACGGTCTCGGGGCCGAGGATCGCGAGGCGCTCTTCGCGGGTCATCTGGAGGCCACCGGGCGTGCGACCGCGAACAGGGCCCGGAGGAACTCGATCTGCTCCGGCCGAAGCGGAGGAGCAGCAGCCGCATTCCGGCGGGACGCCTCAACAGCGGCCGGTCCGAGACGGCGCTCGGCTTCCTCGCGGTCGAACAGCGGGCCCGCGCTCATACGGCGGCGAGGTTCCCGGTCGCCTGTCACTGGACTGATCATGCTGGGAGGCTGTCCAAGCTGGCCTCGCGCGGCTCCGCCTGATCGCGGGGATTGCCCAGGCAGCTGGCTCAGCGTGCGGCCGTCGGCCGGGAGCGCCAGGCTGACGGTATGGCTTCCGTGATGCCCGTGGTCGTGTGCCCGCCCGACGAGGACGGCGGCCGGCGTGTGCGCGTCGACAGCGAGATCCTCGGCCGTGCGTACGGGCTTGAGGACATCGCCGAGTTCCTGCGCCGTGCCGGGATCGAGGACGTCGACGAGGCGTACGTCGCCGAGTCCGGCCTGATCGAGTGGCGTGGCGGCGGCTCCGACGTGTGGGAGCACTGAGCGCGGTCCCGTCCATCAACGGTGCGTCTACCGTTCGGCGGCCGAGCAGAACAGGCCTTGCGTACGTATTGCGAGGCAATCGGGCTTGTTCGACTCACTCTCAGGTGGGAAGAAATAACCAGGAGTGTTCAGGGGCTGGACGCCGGGTGGCCGCCTAGGTCACAGTGTCAGACCCTTGAGGGACACTAATGTCATCGAGAAGCTACCGGGGGGTAGGGGCGATTCGGATGACCATTCAAGAGCAGCGGACATCGGACCACGACGACGACGTCATCACCGAGCTGTCCGAAGACGAGTTCCGGGAGGCCGCGTACGCGGCGCTCAACAGGCTCGGCATCACCTACGCACAGCTCCGTGAGATGGCCCGCCGACGCGACTTCAGTTCAGCCCAGGCGCAATCGCTATGGGTGTCCATCGGTGGTGCACTTGATCTCTGACAAGCTGCGTGACCAGACGGTCAGTTTCACGAAGGAGATCCAAGCCCTTCTGAACGGCACGATCGGAAGTCACGTGCAGGTAAAGGCGGTCGCGCTCGATCTGGGCGACGACCGCCTTTTCGCGCTCGGTCACCTGCTCGACAAGCAGACGATGACGGCCCAGCGGTTCAAGCTGAAACCG from Streptomyces sp. NBC_01288 carries:
- a CDS encoding ATP-binding protein gives rise to the protein MSDDENNIDDEAREILSRAGLADEVEASTKKERGPSQASQLVALAREKYEMFMSEDGRPYGVKKDGANIALPLRGKAGLRSQLALLYTDGSGGSAPSQSALADAMTVLEGAAQAADPRVPHLRIGRHHERIVVDLGTADGRCVTIGPDGWERTPKSPVLFRRSGAMKPLPEPVRDGDGLARLGELLNTDEEHFRLLTAWIVACFIPDLPHPILTFRGEQGTGKSYAAKMVIGIIDPSGAPKRTAPRDIKSWATQAFNSWALCLDNVSIIADWLSDALCRAVTGDGIVDRALYTDDDVVVLEFRRVLAMTTIDAGARAGDLAERLLTIELHTIPDRERREEAEMDRAYADAHPGILASLFDLLSEVLKVLPDVELTERPRMADFARVLAAVDQVRGWKTLESYKATARDAVADVLDGEPFAQAVVTLVDRSGPLGVTLTASELLERVPTPDKLPKKWPKDPTRAGGQLKRLAPALRTIGIEVDDSKRGPSPKKQRLYRLTASADRRCETASPASPNGSGSAVTSGNRGDAGVGTLASPTSTGGTLGDAEGDAVLFAASPQDTAPDLREHSRGDAGDAGDAEMQPLSNAVTCTECGYPIDVTEPGQTTHPTC
- a CDS encoding helix-turn-helix domain-containing protein — its product is MPEIALDAKIQAIARLARGESTDAVGTAVGVNGRTVRRWREDTTFEADVQAARRALLTEARAALGAAARDAVTALHEALTDDSAAVRVRAASVLLGALPAFAEHVDLEERLTALEAAITEQRSIA
- a CDS encoding helix-turn-helix domain-containing protein, with translation MSTDFQSGREALGVRLRELRTEAGLQGKDLAERLGWQRSKVSRLELGKQTATAEDLDAWAQTLGVPDEADDLKSRLRGLESQARSWRRQLSTGHRGVQERYVAEYRRTSTVRGYEATVIPGLFQTPDYARHLLLHNAELMQSPRDTEDAVRARMKRQEVLYEADKAFRVLIWEGALHALVCPHETMAGQLDRLVGLIGLNTVALGIVPFGVQLKLSPKHGFWIFDEERVIVETINTEFTLESAEDVALYGRVWDRLDEGAVYGPQAHRLIGRARASLDLA
- a CDS encoding DUF6879 family protein, encoding MSDLIPFDEITHLFTDFEHTAWRLETQRGYATDRVSPNWPRFQRGETFDYDPASPWHVGVRAQTEAGKRYGRVRLVDDPPTEGQRFLLATGLGNVAAGEDIRNLYRAGAVRIGLPDYDFWLFDSRTLVKFVIDDQGVTLGVQILEDAESVVRACQARDAALHFAVPTRQFQAQVPSAG